The Diachasmimorpha longicaudata isolate KC_UGA_2023 chromosome 14, iyDiaLong2, whole genome shotgun sequence genome includes a region encoding these proteins:
- the LOC135169018 gene encoding uncharacterized protein LOC135169018 gives MRPSVILPVLVLFVCTRVVITEAKLQQQATIDVTEEDEDDDDYDDDYSKPEIDDDGRIYKNPRNSPSAMCPRDESQAKLLGQKCLRKCSTDEDCKSSKKKCRCDGICGMSCLKPEKMCPILQEISYGRMTVTGNFFGDTVHYECDPDYFMVGLGERNCRGDGTWSGTVPACKKDTNSFCTEPPKIANAKNSAPQDQTTFDVENTVQYYCDHGYETMTLFQEAKCLMMDGKVSWFGPDIACSPKNCGSPPDIPNGWHAGECHTYNCRVSYHCADGHELVGKAEKVCLADGTWTPKDLPQCVQVTAVQCPLPDHPTNGKAIYTSYAYNAIVSYECRYGYILVGQGTRKCQADRKWSGQAPMCKEIDCGSPGILYNGWIEGIDGGTGLGASIIFRCETHMKLEGNTSSVCQKDGKWRYPLPHCLAPCIIPQIEKGHITVDHHDTSPDHINNVTVVEHGDKLKVFCIPNYEFAQNSTPVVCNNGTWSIIPTCSPARCKQLPRTPKNGMVIAPKMNHGMKAVFKCKDGFVLIGGPKNDSFHVECHYGTWIGHTPYCEEVYCAFPGYVPNGKVLLVGNMGVYDYRPYVKKVPNNKQIMYDCDKGYVLSEGPPGATCVGGNWSPRELPECLPGQHPRIRWSRRRRSINELEATGNSTTNFKKFIEFFRRVGKKLLHMELDKAQEAERRELEAEEFTNFTTKPLELVDNKPQNSSDKLDIKIHPINSTNTIQSLFVRKKHSPHRNKSRSKDDKMIDFLKIVYRKLKRIDSKRNNTGVNTTMHELLNLMTKNFFHVDLAESRRNNTNRNHDNFEIRNQREFSKLKREFERIMKFYNKSLRWSEKQSRKDSKRRKTEHSDDNKVSKEKKRKKGARLKSYYRGFYEFINGYVNEKLSILESQNGTDELMRKMNIDKFTVRNGTTFTVGEIYAFFKHIIDNKLHSEDIVTMPQPTSSPPTSTSPGTSDNEIISSTAPSSTTEFHLDNEIPNSGNKSEVAKHRTKRIRNASEQTTSAPHQNRKLLSVNSPLSSSKISSHTSSAQLSKSKQFTLNGLDAQQQSRTKRFLPPSELDNQIFLKNLYLNAYEDEYRANVRRSITQDSGRANWTALRRRKGNLGHYSIK, from the exons ATGCGACCAAGTGTCATTCTGCCAGTGCTCGTGCTGTTCGTGTGCACTCGGGTTGTTATCACAGAAGCCAAACTCCAGCAACAGGCAACGATCGACGTGACCGAGGAGGATGAGGACGATGATGATTACGACGATGACTACTCAAAGCCCGAGATCGATGACGACGGGAGAATCTACAAAAATCCCCGAAATTCACCCTCGGCTATGTGCCCGAGGGATGAGAGCCAGGCAAAATTACTCGGGCAAAAGTGTCTGAGGAAGTGCTCGACGGATGAGGATTGCAAGAGTTCGAAGAAGAAGTGCCGGTGCGATGGTATCTGCGGTATGTCCTGTCTCAAACCCGAGAAAATGTGTCCTATCCTGCAGGAGATATCTTACGGTAGAATGACAGTTACTGGTAATTTCTTCGGCGATACTGTGCATTATGAGTGCGATCCGGATTACTTCATGGTGGGACTCGGGGAGAGAAATTGCCGGGGCGACGGGACTTGGAGTGGTACCGTGCCGGCTTGCAAGAAGGATACCAATTCCTTCTGCACTGAGCCACCGAAAATTGCTAATGCGAAGAACAGTGCACCCCAGGATCAGACGACATTTGATGTGGAGAATACGGTTCAGTATTACTGCGATCACGGGTATGAAACGATGACGCTGTTCCAAGAGGCCAAATGCCTGATGATGGATGGAAAGGTCAGTTGGTTTGGACCGGACATAGCATGCAGCCCGAAGAACTGCGGCTCACCTCCGGATATACCGAACGGATGGCACGCGG GTGAGTGTCATACCTACAATTGTCGAGTTTCCTATCACTGCGCTGACGGGCACGAACTAGTCGGCAAAGCGGAGAAAGTTTGTCTAGCTGACGGCACTTGGACACCGAAGGATCTTCCCCAGTGCGTTCAA GTAACGGCCGTTCAATGCCCATTACCCGATCATCCAACCAATGGCAAAGCCATTTACACGTCCTACGCTTACAATGCGATTGTCTCATACGAATGTAGATATGGTTACATATTAGTGGGACAGGGAACGAGGAAGTGTCAGGCTGATAGGAAATGGTCTGGGCAAGCTCCCATGTGTAAAGAAATTGACTGTGGCTCACCCGGAATTCTGTACAACGGATGGATCGAGGGTATTGATGGGG GGACCGGTCTCGGGGCAAGTATAATCTTTCGTTGTGAGACTCATATGAAGCTCGAGGGCAACACATCGTCGGTGTGTCAGAAGGATGGCAAATGGCGATATCCTTTGCCCCACTGTCTCGCACCATGTATCATTCCCCAGATTGAGAAAGGCCACATTACTGTGGACCATCACGATACATCACCCGATCATATAAACAATGTTACGGTTGTTGAACACGGGGATAAGCTCAAAGTCTTCTGCATACCAAACTATGAATTTGCGCAGAACAGTACACCAGTTGTCTGCAACAATGGAACCTGGAGTATTATTCCAACATGTTCACCAGCGAGATGCAAACAATTGCCAAGAACACCGAAGAACGGCATGGTGATTGCCCCGAAAATGAATCACGGAATGAAGGCTGTGTTCAAGTGTAAGGATGGGTTTGTACTGATCGGTGGCCCTAAGAATGATTCCTTCCATGTGGAGTGTCACTACGGCACCTGGATTGGTCACACTCCGTATTGCGAGGAAGTCTACTGCGCCTTTCCAGGGTACGTTCCCAACGGAAAGGTTCTTCTCGTCGGGAATATGGGAGTCTACGACTACCGGCCCTACGTCAAGAAGGTGCCCAACAACAAGCAGATTATGTACGACTGCGACAAGGGATATGTTTTGAGTGAGGGGCCTCCTGGTGCAACGTGCGTCGGTGGCAATTGGAGTCCACGAGAATTACCGGAATGCTTACCCGGACAACATCCACGAATTCGATGGAGCCGGCGAAGAAGATCCATTAATGAACTGGAGGCGACAGGCAACTCAACGACGAATTTCAAAAAGTTCATTGAGTTCTTTCGACGTGTTGGCAAGAAATTGCTACATATGGAATTGGATAAAGCACAAGAAGCTGAACGACGTGAATTGGAGGCTGAAGAATTCACCAACTTCACAACTAAACCCTTGGAGTTAGTTGATAATAAACCGCAGAATAGCTCCGATAAACTCGATATCAAGATTCATCCGATAAATTCCACCAATACTATCCAGAGTTTGTTTGTTAGGAAGAAGCATTCCCCTCATCGTAATAAATCACGCTCCAAGGATGATAAGATGATAGACTTCCTGAAGATTGTTTATCGTAAACTTAAGCGTATTGATTCAAAGAGGAACAACACCGGTGTTAACACAACCATGCACGAACTACTAAATCTCATGACAAAAAACTTCTTCCACGTTGATCTCGCTGAGTCTCGTCGTAACAATACAAATCGCAATCACGACAACTTTGAAATCCGTAATCAACGGGAATTCAGCAAATTAAAACGTGAATTCGAGAGGATAATGAAGTTTTACAACAAATCACTCAGATGGAGTGAGAAACAGAGTAGAAAAGACTCCAAGCGACGAAAGACTGAACACAGTGATGATAATAAAGTTTCCAAAGAAAAGAAACGAAAGAAGGGAGCCAGATTGAAAAGTTATTACCGCGGTTTCTACGAGTTTATCAATGGCtatgtcaatgaaaaattatcaatattgGAGTCACAGAATGGAACTGACGAGCTCATGAGAAAAATGAACATTGACAAATTTACCGTACGCAACGGGACAACCTTCACCGTCGGCGAAATATACGCGTTCTTCAAACATATCATAGATAATAAATTGCATTCCGAGGATATCGTGACAATGCCACAGCCCACATCATCACCCCCAACATCCACAAGTCCAGGTACAAgcgataatgaaataatttcatcaacTGCACCATCATCAACCACTGAATTTCATCTGGACAATGAGATACCGAATTCGGGAAATAAAAGCGAAGTAGCTAAACATCGTACCAAGAGAATAAGAAATGCCAGTGAACAGACAACAAGTGCACCCCATCAAAATCGCAAACTCTTGTCGGTAAATTCACCGTTGAGCAGCTCAAAGATATCGTCACACACTAGTAGCGCCCAATTATCAAAATCAAAGCAATTTACACTGAATGGTCtcgatgcgcagcagcagagcCGCACAAAGAGGTTCCTACCACCATCTGAGTTGGATAATCAAATATTCCTTAAGAATCTTTATCTAAATGCTTACGAGGACGAATACAGGGCGAATGTTCGTCGTTCGATTACACAGGACAGTGGACGCGCTAATTGGACAGCTCTGAGGCGTCGCAAGGGTAATCTCGGTCATTATTCGATCAAGTGa
- the LOC135169165 gene encoding uncharacterized protein LOC135169165: MTTCSLLSPTFTRKNGPYGNRSTNINEFSGMSPRSHSPVRSHGTMSRLRQIWNTAFGCLSDHDYNREVHIPRCFLGILGIWSEPEPMSRLKCALSATLLTFFNFLPRFLGLFNIANDRLFFYHLGSVAYRLYIIVVILLLHFNFKIRRSIVEEMGDNWRTTQALEDKKVMRRYADYSRKISWIIIAAFAATFVITWLSLLLGLATGQMELHAALSALSFQSQPLVDALGIIFVTIASFISLLPAMGTETFFAVCVCHTCGQLALLKNRIAAYEGVTRHQFEQDTPGMCSCLKCIVDSHVKICDFVATIDNHFHVVLFFRLVAGVVGVVCGGFEVSKVRIHNNK, encoded by the exons ATGACAACTTGTTCTCTGTTATCACCGACATTTACCCGGAAAAATGGCCCATACGGCAATCGATCCACAAATATTAACGAGTTCTCCGGAATGAGTCCCCGAAGTCAC TCACCAGTCAGGAGTCACGGTACAATGTCCCGCCTCCGGCAAATATGGAATACCGCATTTGGTTGTCTTAGTGATCATGACTACAATCGGGAAGTTCACATTCCCCGCTGCTTCCTGGGTATCCTGGGTATCTGGTCAGAGCCTGAACCCATGAGCAGACTGAAATGTGCCCTTTCTGCTACGCTCCTCACCTTCTTCAACTTTCTCCCCCGGTTCCTGGGGCTATTCAACATCGCAAATGATCGACTATTTTTCTATCACTTGGGTTCAGTCGCTTATCGACTTTATATCATCGTAGTGATTCTGTTGCTCCACTTCAACTTCAAAATTCGTCGATCAATTGTCGAGGAAATGGGTGATAACTGGAGAACTACTCAGGCCCTGGAGGATAAAAAAGTCATGCGTCGATACGCCGATTATTCGAGAAAGATTTCATGGATTATCATTGCAGCGTTTGCTGCAACGTTCGTCA TCACTTGGTTGAGTCTACTCCTTGGACTAGCAACAGGCCAAATGGAACTACATGCTGCACTAAGTGCGCTGAGTTTTCAATCCCAGCCATTAGTCGATGCTCTGGGAATCATCTTCGTGACGATAGCGAGCTTCATATCGCTCCTCCCAGCGATGGGAACTGAGACGTTCTTCGCAGTTTGCGTCTGTCATACCTGTGGACAACTAGCTCTACTGAAGAATCGAATAGCCGCATATGAAGGAGTAACTCGTCATCAATTTGAGCAAGACACCCCCGGGATGTGCAGCTGCCTGAAATGCATCGTAGATTCTCACGTGAAAATTTGTGATTTTGTTGCTACAATCGATAACCATTTCCACGTCGTCCTATTCTTCAGACTAGTGGCGGGGGTCGTTGGGGTAGTCTGCGGTGGGTTCGAGGTATCGAAGGTAAGAAtccacaataataaataa
- the LOC135169166 gene encoding uncharacterized protein LOC135169166 translates to MSWISFSCATEPGMSRHTRSHGTMSRLRQILNREFDQLCDHDYNREIQIPRFLLSSVGVWPEPGGSNTIKFIISMTAVTLFSFLSRFIALFFIVNDNKYFYYIGSTAYRFYVIVLMLLLRFSPKAPQSILTAMYGNLKSSRSTEDREVMRYYAAYSRKLSIIIFAAFVGIFVITWLNIIIATTVGSENLRARADVMNYPFLPSSQIFDALSIIVFMAATAISCAPTAGIEIFYAVCISHTCGQLVILRNRVAAYEGVIRHQFGDDIPRMCSCLKCIVDSHVAIGDFVGRINSHFNVVMLMRLIAGGIVMICSGFEVSKAIVKSSYADFMMFFIFSFIPFLTVFINCSLADMCQQASYAVGDAAYSTDWMTKHPSHRRNLMLIINYARMPLKFTTGNYFVVCRGHFKDVSSLIN, encoded by the exons ATGTCGTGGATATCCTTCAGTTGCGCTACTGAACCTGGAATGTCGAGACACACCAGGAGTCACGGTACCATGTCCCGCCTCCGGCAAATATTGAACCGAGAATTTGATCAGCTTTGTGATCATGATTACAaccgggaaattcaaatcccTCGCTTCCTCCTGAGTAGCGTTGGTGTCTGGCCAGAGCCTGGAGGGTCCAATACaatcaaatttatcatttcgATGACTGCTGTGACGCTCTTCAGCTTCCTATCTCGCTTCATCGCACTTTTCTTCATCGTAAAcgacaataaatatttctattaCATCGGCTCAACCGCCTATCGGTTCTATGTGATCGTGCTAATGCTGTTGCTTCGCTTCAGTCCCAAAGCTCCTCAATCCATTCTCACGGCGATGTATGGTAATTTGAAAAGCTCTCGTTCCACGGAGGATAGAGAAGTTATGCGGTACTACGCCGCATATTCGAGGAAGCTTTCAATCATTATCTTCGCCGCATTTGTGGGAATATTCGTTA tcACTTGGCTCAATATAATCATTGCAACAACAGTGGGCAGCGAGAACTTGCGTGCTAGAGCAGACGTGATGAATTATCCATTTTTACCATCGAGCCAAATCTTCGATGCTCTGAGTATCATAGTTTTCATGGCAGCTACCGCAATATCTTGCGCCCCAACAGCGGGAATCGAGATATTCTACGCAGTTTGCATTAGTCATACTTGTGGACAACTAGTTATACTTAGAAATCGAGTAGCTGCATATGAAGGAGTAATTCGCCATCAGTTTGGAGATGACATCCCGAGGATGTGTAGCTGTCTGAAGTGCATAGTTGACTCTCACGTTGCAATCGGTGATTTTGTTGGGAGAATCAACAGCCATTTCAACGTCGTTATGCTGATGAGGCTGATTGCAGGAGGGATTGTTATGATTTGTAGTGGATTCGAGGTATCGAAG GCAATTGTGAAGAGCAGCTACGCAGATTTCATGATGttcttcattttctcattcatCCCATTCTTGACTGTGTTTATTAACTGTTCATTGGCGGACATGTGCCAACAAGCGAGTTATGCTGTTGGTGATGCTGCGTACTCCACTGACTGGATGACAAAACACCCGAGCCATCGTCGtaatttaatgttaattattaattacgcGAGAATGCCATTGAAATTTACTACAGGAAATTATTTTGTGGTTTGTCGGGGGCACTTTAAGGACGTgagttcattaattaattga